In the genome of Rhodoplanes sp. Z2-YC6860, one region contains:
- a CDS encoding alpha/beta hydrolase, with amino-acid sequence MALLKWLLLIVAIYGGALTLVYIGQRSLQYHPDKTRTPPAMAGLPSAEELELKTSDGETVVVWHVPPRGDKPVVLYFHGNGGSLAWRADRFKSFTADGTGLVALSYRGYGGSTGSPTEAGLIADAQAAYAFTAARYPAERIAVWGESLGTGVATALAASQRISRLILESPFTSAADVGAKVYWFLPVQLLMKDAFRSDERIGKITVPVLILHGSADTVVPFGFGRKLFALANEPKRFVRLEGGGHSNLDQFGAQNAIRAFLYGG; translated from the coding sequence ATGGCGCTGCTGAAATGGCTTTTGCTGATCGTTGCGATCTACGGGGGCGCGCTCACGCTGGTTTATATCGGTCAGCGCTCGCTGCAGTACCATCCCGACAAGACACGCACACCGCCGGCCATGGCCGGCCTGCCTTCCGCCGAAGAGCTCGAGCTCAAGACCTCCGACGGCGAGACGGTGGTCGTCTGGCACGTGCCGCCGCGAGGCGACAAGCCTGTCGTGCTTTACTTCCATGGCAACGGCGGTTCGCTCGCCTGGCGCGCCGATCGGTTCAAGTCGTTCACGGCCGACGGCACCGGCCTCGTGGCGCTGAGCTATCGCGGCTATGGCGGGTCGACGGGCAGCCCGACCGAAGCGGGACTGATCGCCGACGCGCAGGCAGCCTACGCGTTCACGGCCGCGCGTTACCCGGCGGAGCGGATCGCGGTATGGGGCGAGTCGCTCGGCACCGGCGTCGCCACAGCGCTTGCGGCTTCGCAGCGGATTTCGCGTCTCATCCTGGAGTCGCCGTTCACCTCCGCCGCCGATGTCGGCGCGAAGGTCTATTGGTTCCTGCCGGTGCAGCTTCTCATGAAGGACGCATTCCGCTCCGATGAGCGCATCGGCAAGATCACGGTTCCGGTTTTGATACTGCACGGCAGCGCCGACACGGTGGTGCCGTTCGGCTTTGGCCGGAAGCTGTTCGCGCTGGCCAATGAGCCGAAGCGCTTCGTCCGTCTCGAAGGCGGCGGCCACAGCAATCTCGACCAGTTTGGCGCGCAGAACGCGATCCGCGCCTTTCTGTACGGCGGCTGA
- a CDS encoding proton-translocating transhydrogenase family protein → MTGTALDAVDPFVFRLSIFVLAVFVGYYVVWSVTPALHTPLMSVTNAISSVIVVGALLAVGVALTTDDNGPIWARALGFVALVFASINIFGGFLVTQRMLAMYKKKK, encoded by the coding sequence ATGACCGGAACTGCGCTCGACGCCGTTGATCCCTTCGTGTTCCGGCTGTCGATCTTCGTGCTCGCCGTGTTCGTCGGCTACTACGTGGTCTGGTCGGTGACGCCGGCGCTGCACACGCCGCTGATGTCGGTGACCAACGCGATCTCCTCGGTGATCGTGGTGGGCGCGCTGCTCGCGGTCGGCGTGGCGCTGACCACCGACGACAACGGGCCGATCTGGGCGCGGGCGCTGGGCTTCGTCGCGCTGGTGTTCGCCTCGATCAACATCTTCGGCGGCTTCCTGGTCACCCAGCGCATGCTCGCGATGTACAAGAAGAAGAAATGA
- a CDS encoding Bug family tripartite tricarboxylate transporter substrate binding protein, whose protein sequence is MRVTALLLVAATLLLGAFSNALAPNAWAQDYPTKPITMIVPFPAGGGVDVVGRIVGEKLSAALGQPIIVDNRAGAAGVIGTRFATRAAPDGYTLVMATSGSIAINPNLYVNPGYQTLKDLVPIGLISTTPIVLMAHPSSPEQTLADIIATAKRDPSKINIGTPPPGTSANLAAELLKSMAGIDYTIVTYRGTGPLTTDLLGGHVKLGLNVLAPAMSNLKSGTLKAMAVLSPKRSSHLPDVPTSAEAGLPGFESGLNYGLLAPAGTPRPIIERINRELRVLIDLPDVRARIAADGGDPMPSSPEEYAADIAREDAKWGTLIRKLGLKVE, encoded by the coding sequence ATGCGTGTGACTGCTTTGCTGCTGGTGGCAGCGACTTTGCTGCTTGGTGCGTTCTCGAACGCGTTGGCCCCGAACGCGTGGGCTCAGGACTATCCCACCAAACCGATCACCATGATCGTGCCGTTTCCGGCAGGCGGCGGCGTCGACGTGGTCGGACGCATCGTCGGCGAGAAGCTGTCGGCGGCGCTCGGCCAGCCGATCATCGTCGACAACCGCGCCGGCGCCGCCGGCGTCATCGGCACCCGCTTCGCGACGCGCGCCGCCCCCGACGGCTACACGCTGGTGATGGCGACCTCCGGATCGATCGCCATCAACCCGAACCTCTACGTCAATCCGGGCTATCAGACGCTCAAGGACCTTGTGCCGATCGGGCTCATTTCCACGACGCCGATCGTGCTGATGGCGCATCCGTCTTCGCCGGAGCAGACGCTCGCCGACATCATTGCGACGGCCAAGCGTGATCCCAGCAAGATCAACATCGGCACGCCGCCGCCCGGCACCAGCGCCAATCTCGCCGCCGAGCTTTTGAAATCGATGGCCGGCATCGACTACACCATCGTCACGTATCGCGGCACCGGCCCGCTCACCACCGATCTGCTTGGCGGTCACGTCAAGCTTGGGCTCAACGTGCTCGCGCCCGCCATGAGCAACCTCAAGTCGGGAACGCTGAAAGCGATGGCGGTGCTGTCGCCCAAGCGCTCGAGCCATCTGCCCGACGTGCCGACCTCGGCTGAGGCGGGGCTGCCGGGCTTCGAGTCCGGCCTGAACTACGGCTTGCTCGCTCCGGCCGGCACGCCGCGGCCGATCATCGAGCGCATCAATCGCGAACTGCGGGTTCTGATCGATCTGCCCGACGTGCGGGCGAGGATTGCCGCCGACGGCGGCGATCCGATGCCGTCGAGCCCCGAGGAATATGCCGCCGACATCGCGCGCGAGGACGCCAAGTGGGGCACGCTCATCCGCAAGCTTGGCCTGAAGGTGGAGTGA
- a CDS encoding YdcH family protein yields the protein MTIQAHLAELERKHRALDEELAEAMNHPSTDDLKIAELKRRKLLVKDEIQRLQITEPYSLH from the coding sequence ATGACCATCCAAGCGCATCTTGCGGAGCTAGAACGGAAGCACCGTGCCCTCGACGAGGAGCTCGCCGAGGCCATGAACCATCCGTCGACCGATGACCTCAAGATTGCCGAACTGAAGCGTCGTAAGTTGCTCGTTAAAGACGAGATTCAGCGTCTTCAGATCACGGAGCCGTACAGCCTCCATTGA
- a CDS encoding YdcH family protein yields the protein MKQDDEGELRTQLAQLRQEHRDLDAAIEALYNSPGADLLQVQRLKKRKLQLRDQIILIEDQLTPDIIA from the coding sequence ATGAAGCAAGACGACGAAGGCGAATTGCGGACGCAGTTGGCGCAGCTGCGCCAGGAGCACCGTGACCTCGATGCGGCGATTGAGGCGCTTTACAACTCGCCGGGCGCGGATCTGCTTCAGGTGCAGCGGCTGAAGAAGCGCAAGCTGCAACTGCGCGACCAGATCATCCTGATCGAAGACCAGCTCACCCCCGACATCATCGCGTAA
- a CDS encoding FkbM family methyltransferase has protein sequence MSALKPSSQLVLPRPLGTLNFVAAWFVPWRPAFRTTAAQSKLKFHAHHRDAIGRHIAKYGTHEPLVTRWMAEFLDAAPRGIVVDIGANLGWHALHAARHPKAETVVAFEPDPFNAWLLERNLAANEIDNVIVETRAVGAAPGTAHLHRYNRNNFGRHSLAADHGQGSRTVPVTDLDGALAALGLSERPISLIKIDVEGYEPKVIDGAMQTLRRTDALILEYSPDLSAAGGLSTTTMLARLKDAGFSPFVLWPHGGTVRIEASELDDFAGSLDVIWVRSTRGMDERDRAGMSLAAIAEANKHIVKPI, from the coding sequence ATGAGCGCTCTCAAGCCTTCGTCGCAACTCGTCCTGCCGCGGCCGCTCGGCACGCTGAACTTCGTCGCGGCCTGGTTCGTGCCGTGGCGGCCGGCATTCCGCACCACCGCGGCGCAATCGAAGCTCAAATTCCACGCGCACCACCGCGACGCGATCGGCCGTCACATCGCCAAATACGGCACCCATGAGCCGCTGGTGACGCGCTGGATGGCGGAGTTTCTCGACGCCGCGCCGCGCGGCATCGTGGTCGACATCGGCGCCAATCTCGGCTGGCACGCGCTGCACGCGGCACGCCATCCCAAGGCCGAAACAGTGGTGGCCTTCGAACCCGATCCGTTCAACGCCTGGCTGCTGGAGCGCAACCTCGCCGCCAACGAGATCGACAATGTGATCGTCGAAACCCGCGCGGTCGGCGCCGCGCCCGGCACCGCGCATCTGCATCGCTACAACCGCAACAACTTCGGGCGGCATTCGCTCGCCGCCGACCACGGCCAGGGCTCGCGCACCGTGCCGGTGACCGATCTCGACGGTGCGCTCGCAGCGCTCGGTTTGAGCGAGCGGCCGATATCGCTGATCAAGATCGACGTGGAAGGATACGAACCCAAGGTGATCGATGGCGCGATGCAAACGCTGCGACGCACCGATGCCTTGATATTGGAGTATTCGCCCGATCTCAGCGCGGCCGGCGGATTGTCGACCACGACCATGCTGGCGCGGTTGAAGGATGCGGGGTTCTCGCCGTTCGTGCTGTGGCCGCACGGCGGCACGGTGCGGATCGAGGCGAGCGAGCTCGACGACTTTGCCGGCAGCCTCGACGTGATCTGGGTGAGGAGCACCCGCGGCATGGACGAGCGGGACCGTGCCGGGATGTCGCTTGCTGCCATCGCCGAGGCCAACAAGCACATCGTCAAGCCGATCTAG
- a CDS encoding DUF4118 domain-containing protein → MSLRANPESPTESSLFRRWISPITVSLLLVALTTTLLWLLQPRLQQEHLIFIYFVPTTLVAIRYGSLSAMGVIIASSFAAAYFLYPPNFSFLVASRLEFMEIVLFCLLALLASQVVSGFANDNDVVKRPPRAGARFFRSRPSNFRGMLSRVRAKIALF, encoded by the coding sequence ATGTCGCTGCGCGCAAATCCGGAATCACCGACGGAGTCGTCGCTATTCCGGCGCTGGATTTCACCGATCACGGTGTCGCTGCTGCTTGTGGCGCTCACCACCACACTGCTGTGGTTGCTTCAGCCACGACTTCAGCAGGAACACCTGATCTTCATCTACTTCGTTCCGACCACTCTGGTGGCGATCCGCTATGGCAGTCTGTCGGCCATGGGCGTGATCATCGCGAGCAGCTTTGCCGCGGCCTACTTCCTCTATCCGCCGAACTTCAGCTTCCTGGTCGCAAGCCGGCTGGAGTTCATGGAAATCGTGCTGTTCTGCCTGCTCGCGCTGTTGGCAAGCCAGGTCGTGTCGGGCTTTGCCAATGACAACGACGTCGTCAAGCGCCCCCCTCGTGCGGGGGCGCGGTTCTTCAGATCCAGGCCGTCGAACTTTCGCGGAATGCTGAGTCGCGTTCGGGCGAAGATCGCATTGTTCTAG
- the rpsU gene encoding 30S ribosomal protein S21, with protein MQVLVRDNNVDQALKALKKKMQREGIFREMKLRGHYEKPSEKKAREKAEAVRRARKLARKRAQREGLIPMKPKTIGGPGGDRGGRGAGGPGRGGAGRSGGGFGGGAGFGGGGGFGR; from the coding sequence GTGCAGGTTCTCGTCCGTGACAATAACGTCGATCAGGCCCTCAAGGCGCTCAAGAAGAAGATGCAGCGCGAGGGTATTTTCCGCGAGATGAAGCTGCGCGGTCACTACGAGAAGCCATCCGAGAAGAAGGCACGTGAGAAGGCGGAAGCGGTCCGCCGCGCCCGTAAGCTTGCCCGCAAGCGCGCCCAGCGCGAAGGGCTGATCCCGATGAAGCCGAAGACGATCGGTGGACCGGGCGGCGACCGTGGCGGACGCGGTGCCGGCGGCCCGGGCCGTGGCGGCGCCGGCCGCAGCGGCGGCGGATTTGGCGGTGGTGCCGGCTTCGGCGGCGGTGGCGGCTTCGGACGTTAA
- a CDS encoding tetratricopeptide repeat protein: protein MLLVAAAALAGCGTVMNGVGGSGVSQTSETEDNQFAASPANISSLSSVIQRNPSDPQAYNMRGSVFGQAGRNDEALADFNKAISLDPNYAQAYANRGLIYRKTGKLDQALADYNKALALDQNYPVAYLGRGVVYRLRKQPFDAFKDFNQAISIRPDNAEAYYNRGLLYQSQRQYQYAIDDFSTSIGLSQSQSEPYIARGLSYMAINDLKAAAGDLDEAVGVEPQSLQAWTTRAFVYERMGDKEKAAGSYARALNIKSDHEPAKQGFARVGGKMGQTYQTF from the coding sequence GTGTTGCTCGTTGCGGCTGCGGCGCTTGCGGGCTGCGGCACGGTGATGAACGGCGTCGGCGGCAGCGGCGTCTCCCAGACCTCCGAGACCGAGGACAATCAGTTCGCCGCTTCGCCCGCCAACATCTCGTCGCTGTCCTCGGTGATCCAGCGCAACCCGAGCGATCCGCAGGCCTACAACATGCGCGGTTCGGTGTTCGGGCAAGCCGGCCGCAACGATGAAGCGCTGGCCGATTTCAACAAAGCCATCAGTCTCGATCCGAACTATGCCCAGGCCTATGCCAATCGCGGGCTGATCTATCGCAAGACCGGCAAGCTCGATCAGGCGCTTGCCGACTACAACAAGGCGCTGGCGCTCGATCAGAACTATCCGGTCGCCTATCTCGGCCGCGGCGTGGTCTACCGGCTGCGGAAGCAGCCGTTCGATGCGTTCAAGGATTTCAACCAGGCGATCTCAATCCGGCCCGACAATGCCGAGGCCTATTACAATCGCGGCCTGCTCTATCAGAGCCAGCGGCAATACCAGTACGCCATCGACGACTTCTCGACCTCGATCGGACTGTCGCAGAGCCAGTCCGAGCCCTATATCGCGCGCGGCTTGAGCTACATGGCGATCAACGATCTGAAGGCCGCCGCCGGCGATCTCGACGAGGCGGTCGGCGTCGAGCCGCAAAGTCTGCAAGCGTGGACCACGCGTGCTTTCGTCTATGAGCGGATGGGCGACAAGGAGAAAGCCGCCGGCTCCTATGCGCGCGCGCTCAACATCAAGAGCGACCACGAGCCGGCCAAGCAGGGCTTTGCCCGCGTCGGCGGCAAGATGGGCCAAACCTACCAGACGTTCTGA
- a CDS encoding Bug family tripartite tricarboxylate transporter substrate binding protein translates to MRSSVSIAVALAGLVFATSVAAAQDFPTKPITLVVPFPPGGGNDALARTVADKMSRPLGQQVVVENRGGAGGTMATRAVAKTAPDGYTILLSYTGTFAINPSLYPNAGYDPRKDFAPIGLIASMPSVLVVHPSVPARSTAELIAYGKANPGKINYAFVPGTVGHITTELFARTAGIELTKIPYKGNGDALANLIGGHVSMMFLSIAPIVGNVKAGSLYALALTTAERSPLMPEVPPISESGVPGFSAAIRYGLVAPPGTPRPIIERLNKELRVALDDEQLKAKLAAEGATPAPSTPEEYGAFIDADETKWAPIVKSLNLKFE, encoded by the coding sequence ATGCGCTCCTCTGTCAGCATCGCGGTTGCGCTGGCTGGACTGGTCTTCGCCACAAGCGTTGCGGCCGCGCAGGACTTTCCCACCAAGCCGATCACGCTGGTGGTGCCGTTTCCGCCGGGGGGCGGCAACGACGCGCTCGCCCGCACCGTTGCCGACAAGATGAGCCGGCCGCTCGGCCAGCAGGTGGTGGTGGAGAACCGCGGTGGTGCCGGCGGGACTATGGCGACACGCGCCGTCGCCAAGACCGCGCCCGACGGCTACACGATCCTGCTCTCCTACACCGGCACCTTCGCGATCAATCCGAGCCTCTATCCCAACGCCGGTTACGATCCGCGCAAGGATTTCGCGCCGATCGGGCTGATTGCCTCGATGCCGAGCGTGCTGGTGGTGCATCCGTCCGTGCCGGCACGCAGCACCGCCGAGCTGATCGCCTACGGCAAGGCCAATCCCGGCAAGATCAACTACGCCTTCGTGCCGGGTACGGTCGGCCATATCACCACCGAGTTGTTCGCGCGCACGGCCGGCATCGAGCTCACCAAGATTCCCTACAAGGGCAACGGCGACGCGCTTGCCAATCTGATCGGCGGCCACGTGTCGATGATGTTTCTCTCGATCGCGCCGATCGTCGGCAATGTGAAGGCTGGCTCTCTGTACGCGCTGGCGCTCACCACGGCCGAACGTTCGCCGCTGATGCCCGAAGTGCCGCCGATTTCGGAATCCGGCGTGCCCGGCTTCTCGGCAGCGATCCGCTATGGTCTCGTGGCGCCGCCGGGCACGCCGCGGCCGATCATCGAGCGGCTCAACAAGGAGCTGCGCGTCGCGCTCGATGACGAACAGCTCAAAGCCAAGCTCGCGGCCGAGGGCGCAACGCCTGCGCCAAGCACGCCCGAAGAATACGGAGCGTTCATCGACGCCGACGAAACCAAATGGGCGCCGATCGTCAAAAGCCTCAATCTGAAATTCGAATAG
- a CDS encoding Re/Si-specific NAD(P)(+) transhydrogenase subunit alpha produces the protein MKIAIGAESDPSEPRVAATPETVKKLVGLGAAVAVEPGAGVKSGILDADYAAAGAAVQPGAVAGADVVLTVRRPDPAALSGVNPGALVISIMDPYGNEAALKALADAKVTAFAMELMPRITRAQSMDVLSSQANLAGYRAVIDASSEYGRAFPMMMTAAGTVPAARVFIMGVGVAGLQAIATARRLGAVVTATDVRPATKEQVESLGAKFLAVEDEEFKNAQTAGGYAKEMSKEYQAKQAALVAEHIKKQDVVITTALIPGRPAPKLVSADMVKSMRPGSVLVDLAVERGGNVEGAQAGKVADVGGVKIVGYTNVAGRLAASASGLYAKNLLTFLEILIDKKEKKLAVNWDDEIVKATVLTRDGAVVHPNFKPKAA, from the coding sequence ATGAAAATCGCGATTGGCGCTGAATCCGATCCCTCCGAGCCGCGCGTCGCCGCGACCCCCGAGACCGTCAAGAAGCTGGTCGGTCTCGGCGCCGCGGTCGCGGTCGAGCCCGGTGCGGGCGTGAAGTCCGGCATTCTCGATGCCGATTACGCTGCGGCCGGCGCCGCGGTTCAGCCTGGCGCGGTGGCCGGCGCCGACGTGGTGCTCACGGTGCGGCGTCCCGATCCGGCGGCGCTGTCGGGCGTCAATCCGGGCGCGCTGGTCATCTCGATCATGGACCCCTATGGCAACGAGGCCGCGCTGAAGGCGCTGGCCGATGCCAAGGTCACGGCCTTCGCCATGGAACTGATGCCGCGCATCACCCGCGCGCAGTCCATGGACGTGCTGTCGAGCCAGGCGAACCTCGCCGGCTATCGCGCGGTGATCGATGCCTCCTCCGAATACGGGCGCGCCTTCCCGATGATGATGACGGCGGCCGGCACGGTGCCGGCGGCGCGCGTGTTCATCATGGGGGTCGGCGTCGCGGGGCTTCAAGCGATCGCGACCGCCCGCCGGCTCGGCGCGGTGGTCACCGCGACCGACGTGCGGCCGGCCACCAAAGAGCAGGTCGAGAGCCTCGGCGCCAAGTTCCTCGCCGTCGAGGACGAGGAGTTCAAGAACGCCCAGACCGCGGGCGGCTACGCCAAGGAAATGTCGAAAGAGTACCAGGCCAAGCAGGCCGCGCTGGTCGCCGAGCACATCAAGAAGCAGGACGTGGTCATCACCACGGCGCTCATTCCGGGGCGGCCGGCGCCGAAGCTCGTCTCGGCCGATATGGTGAAGTCGATGCGACCGGGCTCGGTGCTTGTTGATCTGGCGGTCGAGCGCGGCGGCAATGTCGAAGGCGCGCAGGCCGGCAAGGTCGCGGACGTCGGCGGCGTCAAGATCGTCGGCTACACCAACGTGGCGGGAAGGCTCGCGGCGTCGGCCTCGGGCCTCTACGCCAAGAACCTGCTGACGTTCCTCGAAATCCTGATCGACAAGAAAGAAAAGAAGCTCGCGGTCAACTGGGACGACGAGATCGTCAAAGCCACCGTGCTCACCCGCGATGGCGCGGTGGTGCATCCGAACTTCAAGCCCAAAGCAGCTTAG
- a CDS encoding Bug family tripartite tricarboxylate transporter substrate binding protein, translating into MGGNRHRWLRCVVAGFAAFVAFVAPAQIQAQAQDYPHRTVTLVVPYPPGGGVDVLARVVAEKLSGVIGQQVIVDNRVGGSGLVGTRATIRSAPDGYTLFFGHTGSISINPSLYANAGFDPRKDFQPVGLFASMPVALLAHPSFPGKTIGEVVEIAKKDSGKLNIGTSAVGTGGYLSAELFKSITGVQATIVPYKGTAQLMNDLLGGQVPIAFGVLPPAMGNLAAGTLRGIAILDRQRFSLLPDVPTSHESGLPGFESVLHYGLLGPAGMPRPIVDKLNAAMRQVAVTDEVKKRINNEGGDPMTSTPEEYAADIAAEYDKWGTLIHKLKLKVE; encoded by the coding sequence ATGGGCGGAAATCGGCATCGTTGGTTGCGTTGTGTCGTGGCAGGCTTCGCGGCGTTTGTGGCGTTCGTGGCGCCGGCCCAAATCCAAGCTCAAGCGCAGGATTATCCGCATCGCACCGTGACCCTGGTCGTGCCCTATCCGCCGGGCGGCGGCGTCGACGTGCTGGCACGGGTGGTGGCCGAAAAGCTTTCCGGTGTGATCGGCCAGCAGGTGATCGTCGACAACCGGGTCGGCGGCTCGGGGCTGGTCGGGACGCGCGCAACGATCCGCAGCGCGCCGGACGGCTACACGCTGTTCTTCGGCCATACCGGCTCGATCTCGATCAACCCGTCGCTCTATGCCAATGCCGGCTTCGATCCACGCAAGGACTTTCAGCCGGTCGGACTGTTCGCCTCGATGCCGGTGGCGCTGCTCGCGCATCCCTCGTTCCCCGGCAAGACCATCGGCGAGGTGGTGGAGATCGCCAAGAAGGACAGCGGCAAGCTCAACATCGGCACCTCGGCGGTCGGCACCGGCGGCTATCTCTCGGCCGAGCTGTTCAAGTCGATCACCGGCGTGCAGGCGACGATCGTGCCCTACAAGGGCACGGCGCAACTCATGAACGATCTGCTCGGCGGCCAGGTGCCGATCGCGTTCGGCGTGCTGCCGCCGGCCATGGGCAATCTTGCGGCCGGTACGCTGCGCGGCATCGCGATCCTCGACCGCCAGCGCTTCAGCCTGTTGCCGGACGTTCCGACCTCGCACGAGTCCGGCTTGCCGGGCTTCGAATCCGTGCTGCATTACGGCCTGCTTGGCCCCGCCGGCATGCCGCGCCCGATCGTCGACAAGCTCAACGCGGCGATGAGGCAGGTTGCCGTCACCGACGAGGTGAAAAAGCGCATCAACAACGAGGGTGGTGATCCCATGACCTCGACGCCCGAAGAATACGCGGCCGACATCGCGGCCGAATACGACAAGTGGGGCACGCTGATCCACAAGCTCAAACTGAAGGTGGAGTGA
- a CDS encoding NAD(P)(+) transhydrogenase (Re/Si-specific) subunit beta, producing the protein MTANLSALLYLVAGVLFIMALRGLSSPESSRRGNMLGIAGMVIAIGTTLAGHPPHGIGAWILVIAGLTLGGGIGAVIARRVPMTSMPELVAAFHSLVGMAAVLVAAGAFYAPTAFDIGTHGHIHTQSLIEMSLGVAIGAITFTGSIIAFLKLSGRMSGKPIILPARHVINIVLAAALVFFIYGLVVSQSQVDFWLVTLIALVLGVLIIVPIGGADMPVVISMLNSYSGWAAAGIGFTLGNSALIITGALVGSSGAILSYIMCAGMNRSFISVILGGFGGEVAGPGGGGEQRPVKIGSAEDAAYIMKNASKVIIVPGYGMAVAQAQHALREMADRLKKEGVEVKYAIHPVAGRMPGHMNVLLAEANVPYDEVFELEDINSEFAQADIAFVIGANDVTNPAAEEDKTSPIYGMPVLQVWKAGTVMFVKRSLASGYAGIDNPLFYRDNTMMLLGDAKKMAETIVKGM; encoded by the coding sequence ATGACCGCCAACCTCTCAGCCCTTCTTTATCTCGTCGCCGGCGTCCTGTTCATCATGGCGCTGCGCGGGCTTTCGAGCCCTGAGTCGAGCCGCCGCGGCAACATGCTCGGCATCGCCGGCATGGTGATCGCGATCGGCACCACGCTCGCGGGCCATCCGCCGCACGGCATCGGTGCGTGGATCCTGGTGATCGCGGGCCTCACGCTCGGCGGCGGCATCGGCGCGGTGATCGCGCGCCGCGTGCCGATGACCTCGATGCCGGAGCTGGTCGCGGCCTTCCACTCGCTGGTCGGCATGGCGGCGGTGCTGGTCGCGGCCGGCGCGTTCTATGCGCCGACCGCCTTCGACATCGGCACCCATGGCCACATCCACACCCAGAGCCTGATCGAGATGTCGCTTGGCGTTGCGATCGGCGCGATCACGTTCACCGGCTCGATCATCGCGTTCCTGAAGCTCTCCGGCCGCATGAGCGGCAAGCCGATCATCCTGCCGGCGCGCCATGTCATCAACATCGTGCTGGCCGCGGCGCTGGTGTTCTTCATCTACGGTCTCGTGGTGTCGCAGAGCCAGGTCGATTTCTGGCTGGTGACGCTGATCGCGCTCGTGCTCGGCGTGCTCATCATCGTGCCGATCGGCGGCGCCGACATGCCGGTCGTGATCTCGATGCTGAACTCTTACTCGGGCTGGGCCGCGGCCGGCATCGGCTTCACGCTCGGCAATTCGGCGCTGATCATCACCGGCGCGCTGGTCGGCTCCTCGGGCGCGATCCTGAGCTACATCATGTGCGCCGGCATGAACCGGAGCTTCATCTCGGTGATCCTCGGCGGCTTCGGCGGCGAGGTGGCAGGGCCGGGCGGCGGCGGCGAGCAGCGGCCGGTCAAGATCGGCTCGGCCGAAGACGCCGCCTACATCATGAAGAACGCCTCGAAGGTCATCATCGTGCCGGGCTACGGCATGGCGGTGGCGCAGGCGCAGCACGCGCTGCGTGAGATGGCCGACCGTCTCAAGAAGGAGGGCGTCGAGGTCAAGTACGCCATCCATCCGGTGGCGGGCCGCATGCCCGGCCACATGAACGTGCTGCTCGCCGAGGCCAACGTGCCCTACGACGAGGTGTTCGAGCTCGAGGACATCAACTCGGAGTTCGCCCAGGCCGACATCGCCTTCGTGATCGGCGCCAACGACGTGACCAATCCGGCCGCCGAAGAGGACAAGACCTCTCCCATCTACGGGATGCCGGTGCTGCAGGTCTGGAAGGCCGGCACCGTGATGTTCGTCAAGCGCTCGTTGGCGTCCGGATATGCCGGCATCGACAACCCGCTGTTCTACCGCGACAACACCATGATGCTGCTCGGCGACGCCAAGAAAATGGCCGAGACCATTGTGAAGGGAATGTAG